DNA sequence from the Desulfovibrio sp. ZJ209 genome:
GCGGACATGCGCCGCCCCGGCTACAGCTATCAGGTACTCGGCAAGGGCAAGAGCGACCGCAACATGGAGCCCTTTTGCGTGGAATTCTTCCCCCCGGCGGACGGCGAGGAGCCGCACCTCTCCTCGCACCAGGGCGAGGAATTCATCCTCGTGCTGGCCGGGCGCCTCAGGCTGCGCTACGGCCGCGAGAGCTACGAGCTCTCGCCCGGCGAGACCGTCTATTACAATTCCATCGTGCCCCACGCGCTCACCGCGCTTGACGGGGCGCCGGTGCGCATCCTCGGGGTGGCCTACAATCCATGAGCCGCGCCACTCCCCTCCCCGACGACGAGACCTTCGAGATGCGCGAGCGCACGCTCGGACAGATTTTGGATGAAACCGTCGCCCGCTTCCCGGACAACGACGCCCTGGTGTATCCAGACCGCGGGTTTCGCCTGAGCTGGCGCGAGTTCGGCGCCCTCGTGGACCGCCTCGCCCGGGGCCTCATGGCGCTCGGCATCCAGAAGGGCGAAAAAGTGGCCGTCTGGGCCACCAATGTGCCGTGGTGGCCGGCGCTCCAGTTCGCCACGGCGCGCATCGGCGCCGTGCTGCTCACGGTGAACACCAATTACCGCGAGCACGAGCTTCGCTACCTGCTCGGCCAGTCGGAATGCGAAAACATCTTCCTCATCGACAGCTTGCGCGACCACAGCTTTCTCGACACCCTCTACGCCATCGCGCCGGAGCTGCGCGCCCAGCCCCGCGCCCGCGGCCTGCGCAGCAAGGCGCTGCCGCACCTGCGGCGCGTGTGCTTTCTCGGCGCGGAAAAGCACCGCGGCATGTTCTCCATGCCCGAGATTCTCGCGCTTTCCGCCATGACCGACGAGGCCGCCTACAGGGCGCGGCAGGCGGAGCTTGACCCGCATGACGCCATCAACATGCAGTACACTTCGGGCACCACGGGCTTTCCGCGCGGGGTCATGCTCACGCATCTGGGCGTGGGCCTCAACGGCTACTGGATCGGGCGGCGCCAGCGCTTCACGGCGCGCGACCGCGTGTGCCTGCCCGTGCCGCTCTTCCACTGCTTCGGCTGCGTGCTCGGAGTCATGGCCTGCGTCAACCACGGCGCGGCCATGGTGATGCTCGAGAGCTTCAACCCCCTGCACGTGCTCGAGGCCGTGGAGCGCGAGAAATGCACGGCCCTTTACGGCGTGCCCACCATGTTCATCGCCGAGCTCGAGCACAAGCGCTTTCCTGAGTTCGACCTCTCCTCCCTGCGCACGGGCATCATGGCGGGCTCGGTCTGCCCGGAACCGCTCATGCGCCGCGTGGTGGAGGACATGCACATGCGCGAGATCACCATCTGCTACGGCCTCACCGAGGCCTCGCCGGTGATGACGCAGTCCGGCATCCATGACCCGCTCCCTTCCCGCTGCACGACCGTGGGCCGGGCCCTCCCGGGCATCGAGGTGCGCGTGGCCGCGCCGGGCGGCGTGGAGGAGCTTGGGCGCGGCACCCCCGGCGAGATCCTGTGCCGGGGCTACAATGTGATGCAGGGCTATTACAGGATGCCCGAAGAGACGGCGCGGGCCGTGACGCCCGAGGGATGGCTGCGCTCGGGCGACCTCGGCGTCATGGACGAGGCGGGCTACCTCACCATAACGGGCCGCATCAAGGACATGATCATTCGTGGCGGCGAAAACATCTATCCTCGAGAGATCGAGGAATTCCTCCTCGGCATGCCCGGGGTCATGGACGTGCAGGTGGTGGGCGTTCCGAGCCGCAAATACGGCGAGGAAGTGGCGGCCTTCATCCTCCCCCGGCCCGGCGCCATGCCGGACGCCAAGGCCGTGCGCCAGTGGTGCCGCGGGAAGATCGCCTGGCACAAGATCCCTCGGCATGTGGCCGTGGTGGAGAAATTCCCGCTCACGGCGAGCGGAAAGATCCAGAAATACCTGCTCAGGGAGGAGGCCGCGCGGCTGTGGCCCGAGGCGCCGCGGGAAGGGCCGGGCGCCAAAGCCGTCGCCAACGCCGAAACACCACGCGGAGGCTCCAATGGCTGATACCACATCTCAAGACTCCGTCCCCGCGCCCGGCGCCCCGGCCAGTGGCGCGCCCGGCGGCTCGCCCGCCTTCACCCTCGAAGCCGCCGCAAAGCGCGCCGACAGCGGCTGCGGCGCCTGCCCGCTTGGCCGCATCCCGGCATCCGTGTGGCGCGC
Encoded proteins:
- a CDS encoding AMP-binding protein; translated protein: MSRATPLPDDETFEMRERTLGQILDETVARFPDNDALVYPDRGFRLSWREFGALVDRLARGLMALGIQKGEKVAVWATNVPWWPALQFATARIGAVLLTVNTNYREHELRYLLGQSECENIFLIDSLRDHSFLDTLYAIAPELRAQPRARGLRSKALPHLRRVCFLGAEKHRGMFSMPEILALSAMTDEAAYRARQAELDPHDAINMQYTSGTTGFPRGVMLTHLGVGLNGYWIGRRQRFTARDRVCLPVPLFHCFGCVLGVMACVNHGAAMVMLESFNPLHVLEAVEREKCTALYGVPTMFIAELEHKRFPEFDLSSLRTGIMAGSVCPEPLMRRVVEDMHMREITICYGLTEASPVMTQSGIHDPLPSRCTTVGRALPGIEVRVAAPGGVEELGRGTPGEILCRGYNVMQGYYRMPEETARAVTPEGWLRSGDLGVMDEAGYLTITGRIKDMIIRGGENIYPREIEEFLLGMPGVMDVQVVGVPSRKYGEEVAAFILPRPGAMPDAKAVRQWCRGKIAWHKIPRHVAVVEKFPLTASGKIQKYLLREEAARLWPEAPREGPGAKAVANAETPRGGSNG